One window of the Zea mays cultivar B73 chromosome 3, Zm-B73-REFERENCE-NAM-5.0, whole genome shotgun sequence genome contains the following:
- the LOC103651359 gene encoding protein SPEAR3 isoform X1 translates to MSGRNFGDSMELSSSGRSSGSRRGKRGGGGGGTDRPKQPQRGLGVAQLEKIRLQSEMVEYFHPLGQHPSLIHRTGSLSLQEDARASTSSLSSSSPSSSFHATAISPPFSIHPNLAMPYGERDVRYSEFQAPIIRSPSSSAVHGTPHYAQHPNNITLSLFEPQESARLKGHHDRSQSADSTSLNSDDPQDVDLELKL, encoded by the exons ATGAGCGGGAGAAACTTTGGGGACAGCATGGAGTTGAGCAGCAGTGGGAGATCGTCTGGCTCGAGAAGGGGCAAgagaggaggcggcggcggcggcaccgaCAGGCCCAAGCAGCCGCAGCGAGGGCTCGGCGTGGCGCAGCTTGAGAAGATTAGGTTACAGAGCGAAATGGTGGAGTACTTCCATCCTCTCGGCCAGCACCCCAGCTTGATCCACAGAACGGGCAGCCTCAGCTTG CAGGAGGATGCACGGGCGTCGACGTCCTcgctgtcgtcgtcgtcgccatctTCCTCCTTCCATGCTACCGCCATCTCGCCGCCGTTCTCCATCCATCCAAATCTCGCG ATGCCATACGGAGAGAGAGACGTACGGTACAGTGAATTCCAAGCTCCCATCATAAG ATCACCGAGCAGCAGTGCTGTCCATGGCACCCCACATTACGCGCAGCATCCTAACAACATCACACTGTCTCTCTTCGAACCACAG GAATCCGCCCGATTGAAGGGACATCACGATCGAAGTCAGTCAGCAGATTCAACAAGCTTGAACTCCGACGATCCACAGGACGTGGACCTTGAGCTCAAGCTATGA
- the LOC103651359 gene encoding protein SPEAR3 isoform X2 yields MSGRNFGDSMELSSSGRSSGSRRGKRGGGGGGTDRPKQPQRGLGVAQLEKIRLQSEMVEYFHPLGQHPSLIHRTGSLSLEDARASTSSLSSSSPSSSFHATAISPPFSIHPNLAMPYGERDVRYSEFQAPIIRSPSSSAVHGTPHYAQHPNNITLSLFEPQESARLKGHHDRSQSADSTSLNSDDPQDVDLELKL; encoded by the exons ATGAGCGGGAGAAACTTTGGGGACAGCATGGAGTTGAGCAGCAGTGGGAGATCGTCTGGCTCGAGAAGGGGCAAgagaggaggcggcggcggcggcaccgaCAGGCCCAAGCAGCCGCAGCGAGGGCTCGGCGTGGCGCAGCTTGAGAAGATTAGGTTACAGAGCGAAATGGTGGAGTACTTCCATCCTCTCGGCCAGCACCCCAGCTTGATCCACAGAACGGGCAGCCTCAGCTTG GAGGATGCACGGGCGTCGACGTCCTcgctgtcgtcgtcgtcgccatctTCCTCCTTCCATGCTACCGCCATCTCGCCGCCGTTCTCCATCCATCCAAATCTCGCG ATGCCATACGGAGAGAGAGACGTACGGTACAGTGAATTCCAAGCTCCCATCATAAG ATCACCGAGCAGCAGTGCTGTCCATGGCACCCCACATTACGCGCAGCATCCTAACAACATCACACTGTCTCTCTTCGAACCACAG GAATCCGCCCGATTGAAGGGACATCACGATCGAAGTCAGTCAGCAGATTCAACAAGCTTGAACTCCGACGATCCACAGGACGTGGACCTTGAGCTCAAGCTATGA
- the LOC103651359 gene encoding protein SPEAR3 isoform X3, which yields MSGRNFGDSMELSSSGRSSGSRRGKRGGGGGGTDRPKQPQRGLGVAQLEKIRLQSEMVEYFHPLGQHPSLIHRTGSLSLMPYGERDVRYSEFQAPIIRSPSSSAVHGTPHYAQHPNNITLSLFEPQESARLKGHHDRSQSADSTSLNSDDPQDVDLELKL from the exons ATGAGCGGGAGAAACTTTGGGGACAGCATGGAGTTGAGCAGCAGTGGGAGATCGTCTGGCTCGAGAAGGGGCAAgagaggaggcggcggcggcggcaccgaCAGGCCCAAGCAGCCGCAGCGAGGGCTCGGCGTGGCGCAGCTTGAGAAGATTAGGTTACAGAGCGAAATGGTGGAGTACTTCCATCCTCTCGGCCAGCACCCCAGCTTGATCCACAGAACGGGCAGCCTCAGCTTG ATGCCATACGGAGAGAGAGACGTACGGTACAGTGAATTCCAAGCTCCCATCATAAG ATCACCGAGCAGCAGTGCTGTCCATGGCACCCCACATTACGCGCAGCATCCTAACAACATCACACTGTCTCTCTTCGAACCACAG GAATCCGCCCGATTGAAGGGACATCACGATCGAAGTCAGTCAGCAGATTCAACAAGCTTGAACTCCGACGATCCACAGGACGTGGACCTTGAGCTCAAGCTATGA
- the LOC103651360 gene encoding uncharacterized abhydrolase domain-containing protein DDB_G0269086, which yields MAASFLRPFLPAQPLLSARRPHLPAAPTTSTTTVRCTATPKPATSTPKPISQEEANSREQQRPQEPNAAAAPDEANGNPNSIPDEETPASAAVTTSFAVARRLPSAISPDRRPRTALTQEEPPNYEIGWKRSKKLPLEKPRGWAIADFLEKLEGLLARGRYGSAQLLGTVAGVVTERAREEAEVLAAEGGVEERVVTELFRVLRLVEMDVEMVKAAVKEETVRERVETARARCRQAILVALSL from the coding sequence ATGGCGGCATCCTTCCTCAGGCCCTTCCTCCCTGCCCAACCCCTCCTCTCCGCCCGCAGACCCCACCTCCCCGCCGCTCCCaccacgagcaccaccaccgtgcGCTGCACCGCCACGCCCAAACCGGCAACCTCGACGCCGAAACCCATCAGCCAGGAAGAGGCCAATAGCCGAGAGCAGCAACGCCCGCAAGAACCCAACGCCGCCGCCGCTCCGGACGAGGCGAACGGCAACCCCAACAGCATCCCAGACGAGGAGACCCCGGCCTCCGCGGCGGTAACCACGTCGTTCGCGGTGGCCCGGCGGCTGCCGTCCGCCATCTCGCCGGACCGGCGGCCGCGGACGGCGCTGACGCAGGAGGAGCCGCCCAACTACGAGATCGGGTGGAAGCGCAGCAAGAAGCTGCCGCTGGAGAAGCCGCGGGGCTGGGCCATCGCCGACTTCCTGGAGAAGCTGGAGGGCCTGCTGGCGCGCGGGCGGTACGGGTCCGCGCAGCTGCTGGGCACCGTGGCCGGCGTGGTGACGGAGCGCGCCCGCGAGGAGGCGGAGGTcctggcggccgagggcggcgtggAGGAGCGCGTCGTCACGGAGCTCTTCCGCGTGCTGCGACTGGTGGAGATGGACGTGGAGATGGTGAAGGCCGCCGTGAAGGAGGAGACCGTCAGGGAGCGCGTGGAGACGGCGCGCGCCCGCTGCCGGCAGGCCATCCTCGTCGCCCTCTCGCTCTGA
- the LOC111591140 gene encoding uncharacterized protein → MVRRASTPSPWLRPPPPLITTPRTRRARPVFVPPPLISPRHPWRRPRPPPTCPRRRPLPRAPPQSPPLRARERANPPFPRLSLAPRWNRHGIHGRVLRIHLHRVATVRRGRGCPDGGDLDCGQVHAYSSRRSCFSSTTSSPCALGTRHMFGVVGITVTSLTSRAAAAEVCFLAFRNEQSAGYAAAYDFLTGSPGALLIVSGPRYIHGLAGLSHATANAWSLLMSSGSCDQADAGRGDFQELDQIAATKPFAKLAVKATTILNVSRSSLPTRTNGTPAVPI, encoded by the coding sequence ATGGTAAGGAGGGCGTCCACACCCTCACCATGGCTCCGCCCTCCTCCCCCGCTAATCACCACGCCGCGCACGCGCCGCGCGAGGCCCGTCTTCGTTCCCCCACCGCTAATCTCGCCGCGGCATCCATGGCGCCGCCCTCGCCCTCCCCCCACATGTCCACGCCGGCGCCCCCTCCCTCGCGCCCCACCTCAATCTCCTCCATTGCGCGCCCGAGAACGCGCAAATCCCCCATTCCCGCGCCTCTCCCTCGCGCCTCGATGGAATCGCCACGGCATCCATGGTAGGGTCCTCAGGATCCACCTCCACCGCGTCGCCACAGTCCGCAGGGGCCGAGGGTGCCCCGACGGTGGGGACCTAGACTGTGGTCAGGTGCACGCGTATTCAAGCAGGCGCTCTTGCTTTTCGTCCACAACAAGTTCTCCATGTGCCCTGGGCACGCGACACATGTTCGGGGTGGTGGGCATTACCGTCACCTCCCTCACGTCCCGTGCCGCCGCGGCCGAGGTCTGCTTCCTCGCCTTCCGCAACGAGCAGTCCGCGGGGTACGCCGCCGCCTACGACTTCCTGACGGGCTCCCCGGGCGCCCTCCTCATCGTCTCCGGCCCAAGATACATCCACGGGCTCGCCGGCCTCTCCCACGCCACCGCCAACGCCTGGTCGCTCCTCATGAGCTCCGGATCCTGCGACCAGGCTGACGCCGGCAGGGGCGACTTCCAGGAGCTCGACCAGATCGCTGCCACCAAGCCCTTCGCCAAGCTCGCCGTCAAGGCAACAACCATCCTCAACGTATCTAGGTCTTCCCTGCCAACAAGAACAAATGGCACGCCCGCCGTGCCGATTTGA